TTGGGCGATAACTCCCGGATTGTTCGCCTGCCCTTAACAGGGTTGGGATACTCTCCAAAATAGGCAAAGTATATTCCAAACTGGAGCAAGAACACGGACGCGAACCAAGTTCCGATGAAATTGCCGAACAACTGGAAATGAAAGGATACGACGTGAGAGAAACCCTCAAGGTTTCCAAACGTCATTTATCCATTGATACACCGTTCAAGATTGGTGAAAACAACTCGCTGCTCGATGTTATCGAGAACAATCACCAACCATCGCCGGATGCGGAATTAATGGATCATTCTTTAAAGATGGAAATTGATCTGACGCTGGCGACGCTGACCAAACGGGAAGCCGAAGTTGTCCGGTTATATTTTGGGCTCGGTACAGATCAATCGCTGACACTGGAAGAAATTGGCGAACGCTTTAACCTGACCCGCGAAAGAATTCGCCAGATAAAGGAAGTCGCGTTGCGTCGATTGCGTCATAAATCCCGCAGCAAAATATTGCGGTCATTTTTAGAATAAATGTTCAGGTAAACAGTAAATGTAAGAATTGATACGCTATAAAACGAGATTCTTCGTTTGCGGCAAACCGTGATTCCTCAGAAAACCGCATCGTCACGCTGATAAAACATCCAAATCCAAAAAGGAGCAACACAATGGGCGACAAAGGTCAAAAAGATAAAGACAAAAAGCAGAAGCAAGAATCCATAAAGAAGAATGATTCTGCAAAAAAAGCAAAACAGAAACAGGATGAAAAGAAGAAAGCCTGATCCTGACGGATACAAAGCGATTGTGGTTTGACGAATATTCCAAATATTGAAAATCTAAGGGAGGTTGTTGATGAAAGATTTTCTAGAAAATCTGGTAAAGCACATCGTTGACAAGCCTGACGATGTCCAAATAAATACGGTTAAAGGTCACGGAACCATTGTTTTTGAACTACGGGTTAACGAGTGCGACACGGGAAAAGTCATTGGTCAATACGGTCAGACTGCAAATTCTTTGCGAATACTTTTGGGTGCTGTTGCAGCAAAAAACCATCAACACTCTTTTTTGGAAATTTTAGACCCGTTGCCAGAGAAAACACCGTAACCAAAACCGCACAAAATACTGATTTGTTTGGTATTTGGTATCCCTTTTCGGATAATTTAGCTGTAACTGTGAGTATTTTCTGTGCTCGCTTGAATCTATCTGCACCAAACAAGCACCTTTTGATAGGCATTTGCATATCTGAACCGCACGCTTGCTCCTCGCAAGTCCCCTCCGCACCCCAGAACTACAATTTTGCATTTCCGATACACATGAGAGCATTTCCAACATACAATTTTGCATCTCTGATACACATGAGAGCATTTCCAATATACAATTTTGCATCTCCGAACCGCTCAATTGCTTTGAAGTCCCCTTTCCTGCCTATCTGCCCTTCTTTCAAGATAGAAATGTTGGATTTCATGAATTATTTTTTGATTGTAGCTGTAAAAAATATCAAAACATGCTCAAAGGTCATAATAGAAATTCAAAATAAATGATTTTATTATCGCTATCATGCGTGCAAGCCTTACAAAGCAGAGCTTTTGAAAATAGTATGCATTCCAAGCCGAGCTTGGAACGAGGATTTACAACACACTCCCTCGTTCCAGGCTCCGCCTGGAATGCCCTTTTCCATAAAAGCGCCAGCTTTTGTCCAAAGCAACATGCATGCCAATGCATCAAAGCAGAGCTTTGGTGACAGTATGCGTTCCAAGCGGAGCT
The window above is part of the Calditrichia bacterium genome. Proteins encoded here:
- a CDS encoding KH domain-containing protein translates to MKDFLENLVKHIVDKPDDVQINTVKGHGTIVFELRVNECDTGKVIGQYGQTANSLRILLGAVAAKNHQHSFLEILDPLPEKTP